The following proteins come from a genomic window of Rubrobacter aplysinae:
- a CDS encoding NCS2 family permease yields MDGFFKFSERGTSLRTEIISGLTTFMTMAYIIFVNPSILASEGTGLSASGIIFATCVAAAAASIAMGVAANFPLALASGLGLNAVVAYTLILGLGLPWQTAMAAIVVEGLLITVLVLTNLREAVLNAVPLSLKFAIAVGIGLFIAFIGLKNSGIVVSNETNYLALGDLTSGPVLLAVFGLAVTLSLVARGIRGGLLIGIAVTGIAGMISGVVPLPQQVVDFNFDTSTVGGGILAVPDVLQLTLLPVIFALFMTDFFDTMGTMIAVAQEGDLLEDDGTVPNTKRILLVDSLAAVGGGAMGASSVTSYVESGSGVAEGGRTGFSSVVVGLLFLLALPFAPLIAVFGGAVPIAGPEGGELFVSPVTAPALVVVGFLMMTSVRFIPWDRFDEAIPAFLTILTLPLTFNIAYGIGFGFISYVLIKLARGRPGEVHPLLYGVAALFMLAFVEPALQSLFS; encoded by the coding sequence TTGGACGGCTTCTTCAAGTTCTCGGAGAGGGGCACGAGCCTCCGCACGGAGATCATCTCCGGTCTGACGACCTTCATGACGATGGCGTACATAATCTTCGTCAACCCCTCGATACTCGCCAGCGAGGGCACCGGGCTCTCCGCTTCCGGGATCATATTCGCCACCTGCGTGGCGGCCGCCGCCGCGAGCATCGCGATGGGCGTGGCGGCGAACTTCCCGCTGGCGCTGGCCTCGGGCCTCGGGCTGAACGCGGTCGTCGCCTACACGCTAATACTCGGGCTGGGGCTGCCGTGGCAGACGGCGATGGCGGCCATCGTCGTGGAGGGGCTGTTGATAACGGTCCTCGTCTTGACCAACCTGCGGGAGGCGGTACTTAACGCGGTCCCGCTCTCGCTAAAGTTCGCCATAGCCGTCGGTATCGGGCTTTTCATAGCGTTTATCGGGCTGAAGAACTCCGGGATCGTGGTCTCCAACGAGACGAACTATCTGGCCCTCGGAGACCTCACCAGCGGGCCGGTGTTGCTCGCGGTCTTCGGGCTCGCCGTGACCCTCTCGCTGGTCGCCCGGGGGATACGGGGAGGGCTCCTGATCGGCATAGCCGTAACCGGGATAGCGGGCATGATCTCGGGCGTGGTGCCGCTGCCGCAGCAGGTAGTGGACTTCAACTTCGACACCTCCACGGTCGGCGGCGGTATCTTGGCGGTGCCGGACGTGTTGCAGCTCACGCTGCTACCCGTGATCTTCGCGCTTTTCATGACGGACTTCTTCGACACGATGGGGACCATGATCGCGGTCGCCCAGGAGGGAGATCTGCTGGAGGACGACGGCACGGTGCCGAACACCAAGCGCATCCTGCTCGTGGACTCCCTGGCGGCGGTTGGCGGCGGCGCGATGGGCGCGAGCTCGGTAACATCCTACGTCGAGAGTGGGTCGGGGGTCGCCGAGGGCGGCAGGACCGGGTTCTCCAGCGTGGTGGTCGGGCTGCTATTCCTGCTGGCGCTGCCGTTCGCGCCCCTGATCGCGGTCTTCGGCGGCGCCGTGCCCATAGCGGGACCCGAGGGCGGCGAGCTATTCGTCTCCCCCGTAACGGCCCCGGCGCTCGTGGTAGTGGGCTTCCTGATGATGACCTCGGTCCGCTTCATCCCCTGGGACCGTTTCGACGAGGCTATCCCGGCTTTTCTCACCATCCTCACGCTGCCGCTGACCTTCAACATCGCCTACGGCATAGGCTTCGGCTTCATCTCGTACGTGCTCATAAAGCTCGCCCGGGGCCGCCCCGGCGAGGTCCACCCCCTGCTCTACGGCGTGGCCGCGCTCTTCATGCTCGCCTTCGTGGAGCCGGCGCTCCAGAGCCTGTTCTCCTAA
- a CDS encoding Asp23/Gls24 family envelope stress response protein → MSESKGQQNQQSQQRGQQSNSPLQSERGGTTIQSAVVSKVSGIAAQEVDGIRMGGGGSQAAAGLIGSITGNQGGGQTTGVTVEVGQEEAAIDLILTAEYGKSIPQLTEAVRRNVINRVENLVGLKVNEVNIDVTNIFFPQNDQNQQQLEQGQQQQSG, encoded by the coding sequence ATGAGTGAGTCGAAGGGTCAGCAAAATCAGCAAAGTCAGCAGAGAGGGCAGCAGTCGAACAGCCCCCTGCAGAGCGAGCGTGGCGGCACCACCATCCAGAGCGCGGTGGTCTCGAAGGTCTCCGGTATAGCCGCCCAGGAGGTTGACGGCATCCGCATGGGTGGCGGCGGCTCTCAGGCGGCGGCCGGTCTCATAGGTAGCATCACCGGCAATCAGGGCGGCGGCCAGACCACCGGCGTAACCGTCGAGGTCGGCCAGGAAGAGGCCGCTATAGACCTGATCCTGACGGCGGAGTACGGCAAGTCCATACCCCAGCTCACCGAGGCTGTGCGCCGGAACGTGATCAACCGCGTGGAGAACCTGGTCGGCCTGAAGGTCAACGAGGTCAACATAGATGTCACCAACATCTTCTTCCCGCAAAACGATCAGAACCAGCAGCAGTTGGAGCAGGGCCAACAGCAGCAGTCCGGCTAG
- a CDS encoding Asp23/Gls24 family envelope stress response protein yields the protein MRVFNRIVVTLLLVALLVLGIYGVIYSFQIAGYSLSSLEQTLGVPSILSGAQSFLQSLGQGTLPALTIAILAAIVVLGLILLILELKPRRPRHVRTSSKGVYLTRSAVRSAVKSAAESTSAVLGAKAKAKARRGAGAKAKVKASVRTGEGGESSSIRDQMNSTLSERGVPIKKLKLKLEETSPQGSSSETRVK from the coding sequence ATGCGAGTGTTTAACCGGATCGTCGTAACCCTGCTTCTTGTGGCGCTCCTGGTTCTGGGTATCTACGGCGTGATCTACAGCTTCCAGATAGCGGGCTACAGTCTCTCCAGCCTGGAGCAGACCCTGGGTGTACCGAGCATACTGAGCGGCGCGCAGAGCTTCCTGCAGAGCCTCGGGCAGGGCACGCTGCCCGCCCTCACAATCGCTATCCTGGCCGCTATCGTGGTTCTTGGCCTGATCCTGCTAATACTAGAGCTGAAGCCGCGCAGGCCCCGTCACGTGCGTACCAGTTCAAAGGGCGTGTATCTGACCCGGAGCGCCGTCCGCAGCGCGGTCAAGAGCGCCGCCGAGAGCACATCGGCCGTTTTGGGCGCCAAGGCCAAGGCCAAGGCGCGCCGGGGAGCCGGCGCCAAGGCCAAGGTCAAGGCTAGCGTCAGAACCGGGGAGGGCGGAGAAAGCTCCAGCATCCGGGACCAGATGAACAGCACGCTCTCGGAGAGGGGGGTCCCGATCAAAAAGCTAAAGCTAAAATTAGAAGAGACCAGCCCTCAGGGATCGAGCTCAGAGACAAGGGTGAAATGA
- a CDS encoding DUF2273 domain-containing protein: MQYWTNKHWGALFGALVVLFIGLVGVGLTALAVLAGLLGYFIGKFLDGELSLQEIQYRAQGRTRYPEQGQGPPRPPRVD, encoded by the coding sequence GTGCAATACTGGACTAACAAACATTGGGGCGCACTATTCGGTGCCCTGGTGGTGCTCTTTATAGGACTGGTCGGGGTCGGGTTGACCGCCCTCGCCGTCCTGGCGGGGCTTTTGGGATACTTCATAGGCAAGTTCCTCGACGGAGAGTTGAGTCTCCAGGAGATACAGTACCGGGCCCAGGGCCGCACGCGGTATCCGGAACAGGGGCAGGGTCCCCCGAGGCCTCCGAGGGTGGACTAG
- a CDS encoding bacteriorhodopsin: protein MQLALLQGVLGELVQEGSSVFWLWIGAGGFFLATAWFVYLAATSGGSHTHHYVASTIIVLWAGVWYAIMATGGAISLVSGPGGEPVVYYFGRYIDWTLTTPLLLLGLAWVGLGGTGVGNRSGLIWGLVIADVLMILTGVVAGATTAFVSGLFFVLSTIFFLIVLALVWGPLRSAAQQGEPEGGFGLFYTLATMLTVLWIIYPIVWLIGTEGAGLVTAPIEVFLYAVLDVLAKIAFGAILLGGVRRASGGQQQSGGGSQRRAARVS, encoded by the coding sequence ATGCAGCTTGCGTTGTTGCAGGGAGTACTGGGAGAGTTGGTACAGGAGGGCAGTTCGGTCTTCTGGCTCTGGATCGGGGCTGGCGGCTTCTTCCTCGCTACCGCATGGTTCGTTTATCTGGCCGCTACCAGCGGTGGCAGTCACACTCACCACTATGTAGCTAGCACCATTATCGTGCTCTGGGCTGGCGTGTGGTACGCGATAATGGCCACCGGCGGTGCCATCTCTCTCGTTTCGGGCCCCGGCGGCGAGCCGGTGGTGTACTACTTTGGTCGCTACATAGACTGGACGCTAACGACTCCCCTGCTGCTCCTGGGCCTGGCCTGGGTCGGTCTCGGCGGCACAGGAGTAGGAAACAGGTCAGGCTTGATCTGGGGCCTCGTCATCGCCGACGTGCTGATGATCCTGACCGGTGTTGTGGCCGGTGCGACCACCGCGTTCGTGTCCGGGCTTTTCTTCGTGCTCAGCACCATCTTCTTCCTGATCGTACTCGCTCTCGTCTGGGGTCCGCTGCGCTCCGCGGCCCAGCAGGGTGAGCCGGAGGGCGGCTTTGGGCTGTTCTACACCCTGGCTACCATGCTGACGGTGCTCTGGATCATCTACCCGATCGTGTGGCTGATCGGTACCGAAGGCGCCGGGCTCGTTACGGCCCCGATCGAGGTCTTCCTCTACGCGGTTCTGGATGTCCTGGCGAAGATAGCCTTCGGCGCTATCCTGCTCGGCGGCGTCAGGCGCGCCTCGGGTGGCCAGCAGCAGAGCGGCGGTGGCTCCCAGAGAAGGGCCGCCCGGGTTAGCTAG
- a CDS encoding endonuclease/exonuclease/phosphatase family protein, producing the protein MTFNVRGSQHRDGANEWPRRAGLNVDCIRRCAPHLIGFQELQKGNRKTYDRELSCYERRLGPGYENHRPWAYNAVYWDPNRLNLLDGGGFWLSETPDERSRSWGSSHVRSASWARFRTPHGAEFVHLNTHLDHESGEARVEGSRLILRRLEELTGGTLPAIVTGDFNCNPGYRTYQMYEEAGYSDAHRLVGNPPENTFHRFAGQDFTPRRRDSEARLDWVLVRDGSERRWETRSCSVVRDEVPPVYPSDHYPVVAELVLSDPG; encoded by the coding sequence ATGACCTTCAACGTCCGGGGCTCGCAGCACCGCGACGGCGCGAACGAGTGGCCCCGGCGCGCCGGGCTAAACGTGGACTGCATCCGGCGCTGCGCGCCGCACCTAATAGGCTTCCAGGAGCTTCAGAAAGGCAACCGGAAGACCTACGATAGGGAGCTGTCCTGCTACGAGCGGCGGCTCGGGCCAGGCTACGAGAATCACAGGCCGTGGGCCTACAACGCGGTCTACTGGGACCCGAATAGGCTGAACCTCCTCGACGGAGGCGGGTTCTGGCTCTCCGAGACGCCTGACGAACGATCTCGCTCGTGGGGGTCGAGCCACGTGCGCTCGGCGTCGTGGGCGCGTTTCCGTACCCCGCACGGCGCGGAGTTCGTTCACCTCAATACCCACCTGGATCACGAGAGCGGCGAGGCCCGGGTAGAGGGCAGCCGCCTCATCCTCCGCAGGCTTGAAGAGCTAACGGGCGGCACGCTACCCGCGATCGTGACCGGAGACTTCAACTGCAACCCGGGCTACAGGACCTACCAGATGTACGAGGAGGCCGGTTACTCGGACGCCCATCGTCTGGTCGGCAACCCGCCGGAGAACACCTTCCACCGCTTTGCGGGCCAGGACTTTACCCCCAGGAGGCGAGATAGCGAGGCGAGGCTCGACTGGGTGCTCGTGCGGGACGGCTCGGAGAGACGGTGGGAGACACGCTCCTGCTCCGTGGTACGCGACGAGGTCCCGCCCGTCTACCCGAGCGACCACTATCCGGTGGTCGCCGAGCTCGTGCTCTCTGACCCCGGCTAG